The following are from one region of the Mesorhizobium sp. B4-1-4 genome:
- a CDS encoding GCG_CRPN prefix-to-repeats domain-containing protein — protein MNRLIKYAAAAGLAVSGTFATAATSNAMPIVSVTQPGVPALVEHVRWGCGIGWHPNRWGRCVPNRVVVRPHYVHGPFYVWHPHRHWHRWHRW, from the coding sequence ATGAACCGTCTGATAAAATATGCCGCCGCCGCCGGCCTTGCCGTTAGCGGGACATTCGCTACCGCCGCCACCTCCAACGCCATGCCGATCGTATCCGTCACCCAACCGGGGGTGCCCGCACTGGTAGAGCATGTCCGCTGGGGCTGTGGGATCGGCTGGCACCCGAACCGCTGGGGCCGTTGCGTTCCGAACCGTGTCGTGGTGCGGCCGCACTATGTGCATGGCCCATTCTACGTCTGGCACCCGCATCGCCACTGGCATCGCTGGCACCGCTGGTAG
- a CDS encoding periplasmic heavy metal sensor gives MSTRWVRRLVIVSVVLNVFLAGAFISGAAWLRNARAGAGYSLETAGGRLPEQDRKAFRKALRQVRMESRQVILDGQQARQEAADLLQQPVVNTAALSAALERARNADLTVRTRLEQAIVDFAANTSPQNRSLLATALLRHVQRAASAPKKSP, from the coding sequence ATGAGTACGCGTTGGGTCCGCCGCCTTGTCATCGTCTCGGTTGTGCTGAACGTCTTTCTTGCAGGCGCATTTATCAGCGGTGCGGCGTGGCTGAGAAATGCCAGGGCAGGCGCGGGCTACTCGCTGGAAACGGCCGGCGGAAGGCTTCCGGAACAGGACCGCAAGGCATTCCGCAAGGCGCTGCGCCAGGTCCGCATGGAATCCCGCCAGGTCATTCTGGACGGTCAGCAGGCCAGGCAGGAGGCTGCCGACCTGTTGCAGCAGCCCGTCGTGAATACGGCGGCTTTGTCCGCCGCCCTGGAGCGGGCGCGCAACGCCGACTTGACGGTACGTACGCGACTTGAACAGGCCATCGTCGATTTTGCGGCGAATACATCGCCCCAGAATCGAAGCCTCCTGGCGACAGCGCTGCTGCGCCACGTGCAACGGGCGGCCAGCGCGCCAAAAAAATCGCCATGA
- a CDS encoding RNA polymerase sigma factor translates to MSPDPDEELVRRVGAGDPAAVRTLVARKLPRILSLAARMLGDTAEAEDVAQETFVRIWRHASSWRRGSARFDTWIHRVTLNLCYDRLRRRREWVTNDLPDVADPAPLPDSREETHRVERALQAIAPRQREAIILVYYQEMSNIEAAATLEISIDALESLLSRGRRALQAILAKDSVHD, encoded by the coding sequence ATGAGCCCCGATCCGGACGAGGAGTTGGTCCGTCGGGTCGGGGCCGGCGATCCCGCGGCGGTGCGGACGCTTGTCGCGCGCAAGCTGCCGCGCATCCTGTCGCTGGCCGCTCGCATGCTGGGCGACACGGCGGAGGCCGAGGATGTCGCCCAGGAAACCTTCGTGCGGATCTGGCGTCATGCCTCGAGCTGGCGGCGCGGCAGTGCACGCTTCGACACCTGGATCCACCGGGTGACGCTCAACCTTTGCTACGACCGGCTGCGCCGGCGCCGCGAATGGGTGACCAACGATTTGCCGGACGTGGCAGATCCGGCTCCGCTTCCCGATTCCCGGGAAGAGACGCATCGGGTCGAGCGCGCCTTGCAGGCGATCGCGCCACGCCAGCGCGAAGCGATTATCCTGGTCTACTATCAGGAGATGTCCAATATCGAAGCGGCCGCGACCCTGGAGATCAGCATCGATGCCCTGGAGAGCCTGCTTTCGCGCGGCCGGCGGGCCCTGCAGGCGATTCTGGCCAAGGATAGCGTCCATGACTGA
- a CDS encoding EF-hand domain-containing protein: MIRRSILAAALSLSTVAAFAQTATQPPAPAPAIPPAVAPKAKSDLTLAKFQKRREKAIMAADTDGDGKISLLEWEAFQAKRNIKGDPAKSFSRIDSNHDGFIDRAELDAFFAKRFARLDKNGDGVLKADEMPGHKSAPKPEQ; this comes from the coding sequence ATGATACGCCGTTCGATCCTTGCCGCTGCCTTGAGCCTGTCGACCGTGGCAGCTTTTGCCCAGACGGCGACGCAGCCCCCTGCTCCCGCTCCTGCCATACCGCCGGCTGTCGCGCCCAAGGCCAAGTCCGACCTTACGCTGGCCAAGTTCCAGAAGCGGCGGGAGAAGGCGATCATGGCCGCCGACACGGATGGTGACGGCAAGATCAGCCTGCTGGAGTGGGAGGCCTTCCAGGCCAAGCGCAACATCAAGGGCGACCCCGCCAAATCCTTCTCGCGCATCGATTCGAACCATGACGGGTTCATCGATCGCGCCGAGCTCGACGCGTTCTTCGCCAAGCGCTTCGCCAGACTGGACAAGAATGGCGACGGCGTCCTCAAGGCCGACGAGATGCCAGGCCACAAATCCGCTCCCAAGCCGGAGCAATGA
- a CDS encoding YodC family protein: MSNTFKTGDVVRLKSGGPKMTVSDGAASGTYMCHWFNREGDVWTPQHAGFKADQLVAADQST; this comes from the coding sequence ATGTCCAACACTTTCAAGACCGGAGACGTCGTCAGGCTGAAGTCGGGAGGTCCGAAGATGACGGTCAGCGACGGCGCGGCTTCCGGCACGTATATGTGCCATTGGTTCAACCGTGAGGGCGATGTCTGGACCCCGCAACATGCGGGCTTCAAAGCGGACCAGCTGGTGGCCGCCGACCAATCCACATAA
- a CDS encoding VOC family protein produces MALKRMDNIGIVVDDLEETIAFFLELGLELEGRATIEGEWSGRVTGLGDQHVEVAMMRTPDGHGRLELSRFLTPPAIADHRNAPVNALGYLRVMFAVDDIDDTLERLRNRGAQLVGEVVQYKDVYRLCYIRGPEGLLIGLAQELN; encoded by the coding sequence ATGGCGCTCAAACGTATGGACAACATAGGCATCGTCGTCGATGACCTCGAAGAGACGATTGCTTTCTTTCTCGAGCTCGGCCTTGAGCTCGAAGGGCGGGCCACGATCGAAGGAGAATGGTCCGGACGTGTCACTGGGCTGGGCGATCAGCACGTCGAGGTTGCCATGATGCGCACGCCGGACGGCCACGGCCGGCTTGAGCTCTCCCGCTTCCTCACGCCGCCTGCCATCGCGGATCATCGCAACGCCCCGGTCAACGCTCTCGGCTACCTCCGCGTCATGTTCGCCGTGGATGACATCGACGACACGCTTGAAAGGCTCCGCAATCGCGGCGCGCAGCTCGTAGGCGAAGTCGTCCAGTACAAAGACGTCTATCGGCTCTGCTACATTCGTGGGCCCGAAGGGCTTCTCATCGGACTCGCCCAAGAACTCAACTGA
- a CDS encoding cisplatin damage response ATP-dependent DNA ligase has product MNRFAELLDRLVLTPSRNGKLTLLTDYFRSVEDPDRGLALAAITGDLNIAAVKPAMLRMLVTERMDPVLFGYSYDYVGDLAETVSLVWPQAPGKIPNREPTLGEVVARLQAASRSDGPKVLAGLLDSAGISARFAIIKLVTGGLRIGVSARLAKQALADFGEVDVAEIEELWHGLSPPYTALFAWLEGKADKPRNTAMALFRPVMLSNPVGDGDLEKLDPADYAAEWKWDGIRVQAVAEGGSRRLYSRTGDDVSGAFPDLADAMNFSAALDGELLVGDPREATGTFSDLQQRLNRKTVTPKMQQQYPAFMRCYDVLQIGAEDLRALPFRERRGRLEAFVKTLDPARFDLSPFVEFTDWQVLEDLRRAPPHPIIEGVMLKRWDSPYVAGRPKGPWFKWKRDPHTVDAVLMYAQRGHGKRSSFYSDYTFGVWSGAEGEEELVPVGKAYFGFTDEELRQIDKYVRDNTVERFGPVRSVRADRDNGLVLEVAFEGLNRSTRHKSGVAMRFPRISRLRWDKPTNEADRIETLQALLDR; this is encoded by the coding sequence ATGAACCGCTTCGCCGAACTCCTCGACCGCCTGGTGCTGACCCCGTCGCGCAACGGCAAGCTCACTTTGCTCACCGACTATTTCCGCAGCGTCGAGGATCCCGATCGCGGCCTGGCGCTGGCCGCCATCACCGGCGATCTCAACATCGCCGCGGTTAAACCGGCGATGCTGCGCATGCTGGTCACAGAACGCATGGACCCTGTGCTGTTCGGCTATTCCTACGACTATGTCGGAGATCTCGCCGAGACAGTGTCGCTGGTCTGGCCGCAGGCCCCTGGCAAAATCCCGAACCGCGAGCCGACGCTCGGCGAGGTCGTGGCCAGGCTGCAGGCGGCGAGCCGATCCGACGGACCCAAGGTCCTGGCCGGGCTGCTCGACAGCGCCGGCATCTCGGCGCGCTTCGCCATCATCAAGCTGGTCACGGGGGGATTACGCATCGGCGTTTCGGCGCGGCTCGCCAAACAGGCGCTGGCGGATTTCGGCGAGGTCGATGTCGCCGAGATCGAGGAGTTGTGGCACGGCCTGTCGCCGCCCTACACCGCGCTGTTCGCCTGGCTGGAAGGCAAGGCCGACAAGCCGCGGAACACGGCAATGGCGCTGTTCCGCCCGGTCATGCTGTCGAACCCGGTCGGCGACGGCGATCTCGAAAAGCTCGACCCCGCAGACTATGCGGCCGAATGGAAATGGGACGGCATCCGTGTGCAGGCGGTAGCGGAAGGCGGCAGCCGCCGGCTTTATTCGCGTACGGGCGACGATGTCTCCGGCGCTTTTCCCGACCTTGCCGACGCCATGAATTTTTCCGCAGCGCTCGATGGCGAATTGCTGGTCGGCGATCCCCGAGAGGCGACAGGAACCTTCTCGGATCTGCAGCAGCGGCTGAACCGCAAGACGGTGACGCCGAAGATGCAGCAGCAATATCCGGCCTTCATGCGCTGCTATGACGTGCTGCAGATCGGCGCCGAGGATTTGCGCGCACTGCCCTTCCGCGAGCGGCGCGGACGCCTTGAGGCTTTCGTAAAGACGCTCGATCCGGCCCGATTCGATCTGTCGCCCTTCGTTGAGTTCACGGATTGGCAGGTGCTGGAGGATCTGCGCCGGGCGCCGCCGCATCCGATCATCGAGGGCGTGATGCTGAAGCGCTGGGATTCGCCCTATGTCGCCGGGAGGCCCAAAGGCCCGTGGTTCAAATGGAAGCGCGATCCGCACACGGTCGACGCCGTGCTGATGTATGCCCAGCGCGGCCACGGCAAGCGGTCGAGCTTCTACTCGGACTATACGTTCGGCGTCTGGTCGGGAGCCGAGGGCGAGGAGGAACTGGTGCCGGTTGGCAAGGCCTATTTCGGCTTCACCGACGAGGAACTCAGGCAGATCGACAAATATGTCCGCGACAACACGGTCGAGCGTTTTGGGCCGGTGCGGTCGGTGCGGGCCGACCGCGACAATGGGCTGGTGCTAGAGGTGGCGTTCGAGGGACTCAACCGCTCGACCCGGCACAAATCGGGCGTCGCCATGCGCTTTCCCCGCATTTCACGGCTGCGATGGGACAAGCCGACCAACGAGGCCGACCGCATCGAGACGCTGCAGGCGCTGCTCGACCGCTAA
- a CDS encoding ligase-associated DNA damage response exonuclease has product MRASDLLCPRPEGLYCPPGDFFIDPVRPVNRALITHGHSDHARSGHRSVLATQQTLDIMGLRYGEDFAGTTQVAPLGETIILDGVSVSFHPAGHVLGSAQISVEHQGTRIVASGDYKRQKDATCAPFEPIRCDVFITEATFGLPVFRHPPDTEEIARLLKSAAQFPERSHLVGAYALGKAQRVMRLLRDAGYDRPLYIHGALARLSDYYRSQGIDLGTLEPATVEGGRQDFAGAIVVGPPAAFADRWARRFPDPISCFASGWMRIRQRAKQGGVELPLIISDHADWDELTATIKETGADEVWVTHGREEALVRWCELEGIAARPLHLVGYEDEGD; this is encoded by the coding sequence ATGCGCGCCAGCGACCTGCTTTGCCCCCGGCCCGAAGGCCTGTACTGCCCGCCGGGCGATTTCTTCATCGATCCGGTGCGGCCGGTGAACCGCGCGCTGATCACGCACGGCCATTCCGACCATGCGCGCTCGGGCCACCGCTCGGTGCTGGCGACGCAGCAGACGCTCGACATAATGGGCCTGCGCTATGGCGAGGATTTTGCGGGAACGACCCAGGTGGCACCGCTCGGCGAGACGATCATCCTCGACGGCGTCAGCGTCAGCTTCCATCCGGCCGGCCATGTGCTGGGCTCGGCGCAGATCTCCGTAGAACATCAGGGCACGCGCATCGTCGCTTCCGGCGACTACAAGCGTCAGAAGGATGCGACCTGCGCGCCGTTCGAGCCGATCCGCTGCGACGTGTTCATCACCGAGGCGACCTTCGGCCTGCCGGTGTTTCGCCATCCGCCCGACACCGAAGAGATCGCCCGCCTTTTGAAATCGGCGGCGCAGTTTCCCGAACGCTCGCATCTGGTCGGCGCCTATGCGCTGGGCAAGGCGCAGCGCGTGATGCGGCTGTTGCGCGATGCCGGCTACGACAGGCCGCTCTACATCCATGGCGCGCTGGCCAGGCTCAGCGACTACTACCGGAGCCAGGGCATCGACCTGGGAACGCTGGAACCGGCGACGGTGGAAGGCGGCAGGCAAGACTTCGCCGGCGCCATCGTGGTCGGCCCGCCAGCGGCCTTCGCCGACCGCTGGGCGCGGCGCTTCCCCGATCCGATCTCGTGCTTCGCGTCGGGCTGGATGCGCATCCGCCAGCGCGCCAAGCAAGGCGGCGTCGAACTGCCGCTGATCATATCGGACCATGCCGACTGGGACGAGCTGACCGCGACCATCAAGGAGACCGGCGCCGACGAGGTCTGGGTCACGCATGGCCGCGAGGAAGCGCTGGTGCGCTGGTGCGAACTCGAAGGCATCGCCGCCCGGCCGCTGCATCTGGTGGGCTATGAGGACGAGGGCGATTGA
- a CDS encoding class I SAM-dependent DNA methyltransferase — translation MKPLQTSSGDLNADRRADYAEMLFASGDHAEAAELLLGALELAPQWAMGWFRLGEMQEAAGRPDLAAQAWTTSLKLDPADRQGAALKLQLIGRGPVATAPPSAFVETLFDHYAETFEEMLVGKLDYRLPDVLDAIIRQARPGRFRLALDLGCGTGLMGERLRPIVDRLEGVDISASMLRKARAKGIYDALTKADLQRFSYPGENADLVTSADVLIYIGALEGMVGTVAGLLADGGLFVLSVESLVDGGDFALQPSRRYAHSDSYVRRILEANGFSILTLKPTTIRQDRRQPVNGLAVVARKGHTA, via the coding sequence ATGAAGCCACTCCAGACCTCATCGGGCGACCTGAACGCCGATCGTCGTGCCGACTATGCCGAGATGCTCTTTGCCTCGGGCGATCACGCCGAGGCGGCCGAACTGCTGCTTGGTGCGCTGGAACTGGCGCCGCAATGGGCCATGGGCTGGTTTCGCCTTGGCGAGATGCAGGAAGCCGCCGGGAGGCCTGACCTCGCGGCGCAGGCCTGGACGACATCGCTGAAACTGGATCCCGCCGATCGCCAGGGCGCGGCCCTCAAATTGCAGTTGATCGGCAGGGGACCGGTTGCCACCGCGCCTCCCAGCGCCTTTGTCGAAACGCTTTTCGATCATTATGCCGAGACATTCGAGGAGATGTTGGTCGGCAAGCTCGACTACCGGCTGCCCGATGTGCTCGACGCCATCATCCGCCAGGCAAGGCCGGGGCGCTTCCGCCTGGCGCTCGACTTGGGCTGCGGCACCGGTCTGATGGGCGAGAGGCTGAGACCGATCGTCGACCGGCTGGAAGGAGTCGACATCTCCGCCAGCATGTTGAGGAAAGCGCGGGCAAAAGGCATTTATGACGCGCTGACCAAAGCGGATCTGCAGCGATTTTCCTATCCAGGCGAGAACGCCGATCTGGTGACGTCAGCCGATGTTCTGATCTACATCGGCGCGCTGGAGGGCATGGTGGGGACAGTCGCCGGCCTGCTCGCCGACGGTGGCCTGTTTGTCCTCTCGGTCGAGAGCCTGGTAGATGGCGGCGATTTCGCTCTGCAACCCTCCCGGCGCTATGCACACTCGGATAGCTATGTCAGGCGCATACTCGAGGCCAATGGGTTTTCGATCCTGACGCTAAAACCGACAACCATCCGGCAGGATCGCCGCCAGCCCGTCAACGGGCTGGCTGTCGTGGCCCGAAAAGGTCACACCGCATGA
- a CDS encoding 2-hydroxyacid dehydrogenase, translating into MEKGRILLAVTGFHPQRWRDLLSAEREVVLEPDGAKDPSITYAVVWKQKPNILASLPNLRAIFSIGAGVDHIFADPGLPDVPIVRVVADNLTQYMTEYVVWRVLDHHRQGLLYRSQQPKKIWHEAQQRPAEDISVGIMGLGNLGRAAASVLLSLGFAVNGWSRTDRPMQGVATYCGEAGLVPFLKATDILVVLLPLTPDTQGIIDYSLLKELRKRNGLGGSVLINAGRGRLQKDTDIVRALDDGTLKEASLDVFEVEPLPKTSPLWKHPKVFVTPHAAATSDPVHLAPIMLRQMDAFERGEKLENLVDRKAGY; encoded by the coding sequence ATGGAAAAAGGCCGCATCCTGCTTGCCGTCACCGGCTTTCATCCGCAGCGCTGGCGCGACCTGTTGTCGGCCGAGCGCGAGGTGGTGCTGGAGCCGGATGGCGCCAAGGATCCATCGATCACCTATGCGGTGGTGTGGAAGCAGAAGCCGAATATCCTGGCGTCGCTGCCCAATCTGCGCGCCATTTTCTCGATCGGCGCCGGCGTCGACCATATCTTCGCCGATCCCGGCCTGCCCGATGTGCCGATCGTCAGGGTCGTCGCCGACAACCTCACCCAATACATGACCGAATATGTCGTCTGGCGGGTGCTCGACCATCATCGTCAGGGCCTGCTCTACCGATCGCAGCAGCCGAAGAAGATCTGGCACGAGGCGCAGCAACGGCCGGCCGAGGACATTTCCGTCGGCATTATGGGGCTGGGCAATCTCGGCCGCGCCGCGGCCTCGGTGCTTCTGTCGCTCGGCTTCGCGGTCAATGGCTGGTCGCGCACCGACCGGCCGATGCAAGGGGTCGCGACCTATTGCGGCGAGGCCGGATTGGTCCCGTTCCTCAAGGCGACCGATATACTGGTCGTGCTTCTGCCGCTGACGCCGGACACGCAGGGTATCATCGACTACAGCCTGCTGAAGGAACTGAGGAAACGCAACGGCCTCGGCGGCTCGGTGCTGATCAACGCCGGACGCGGCCGCTTGCAGAAGGACACCGACATCGTGCGGGCGCTGGACGACGGCACGCTGAAGGAGGCGAGCCTCGACGTCTTCGAGGTCGAACCGCTGCCGAAGACCAGCCCACTGTGGAAGCATCCGAAAGTGTTCGTCACGCCGCACGCCGCGGCGACCTCCGATCCGGTCCACCTGGCGCCGATCATGCTGCGCCAGATGGACGCCTTCGAGCGCGGCGAAAAGCTGGAGAATCTGGTGGACCGCAAGGCGGGATATTAG
- a CDS encoding ABC transporter ATP-binding protein, whose protein sequence is MSEAPLLSVQDLSVAFSQGGGQSVAVDHISFDIAKGETVALVGESGSGKSVSALSVLKLLPYPSASHPSGKILFQGADLLAMSEKQLRQVRGNKITMIFQEPMTSLNPLHTIEQQIVEILKLHQGMADRPAKARTLALLNEVGIRDPQKRLDAYPHQLSGGQRQRVMIAMALANEPELLIADEPTTALDVTVQAQILELLAGLKSRKGMSMLFITHDLGIVRKIADRVCVMTKGKIVETGTTKDIFANPQHPYTRHLLAAEPKGKPPAANAGAKAVMTGKDIKVWFPIKQGFFRRTVDHVKAVDGIDVTVRAGQTLGVVGESGSGKTTLGLALARMISSTGTIQFNGRDINQLTFNAMRPLRRELQIVFQDPFGSLSPRMSIAEIIEEGLKIHEPKLSADQRDDKVAAVLKEVGLDPATRNRYPHEFSGGQRQRVAIARAMVLNPRFVMLDEPTSALDMSVQAQVVDLLRSLQAKHDLAYLFISHDLKVIRALANDVIVMRNGQIVEAGPSEQIFGKPQTDYTRALISAAFKIETAPTGIVSE, encoded by the coding sequence ATGAGCGAAGCGCCCCTGCTCAGCGTACAGGACCTCAGCGTCGCCTTCAGCCAGGGCGGCGGCCAGTCCGTCGCCGTCGACCATATCTCCTTCGATATCGCCAAGGGCGAGACGGTGGCGCTGGTCGGCGAATCCGGCTCCGGCAAGTCGGTCTCGGCGCTGTCGGTGCTGAAGCTGCTGCCCTATCCCAGCGCCAGCCATCCGTCGGGAAAGATCCTGTTCCAGGGCGCCGACCTGCTGGCGATGAGCGAGAAGCAGTTGCGCCAGGTGCGCGGCAACAAGATCACCATGATCTTCCAGGAACCGATGACCTCGCTCAATCCGCTGCATACGATCGAGCAGCAGATCGTCGAGATCCTGAAGCTGCACCAGGGCATGGCCGACCGCCCGGCCAAAGCGCGCACGCTTGCGCTGCTCAACGAGGTCGGCATTCGCGATCCGCAGAAGCGGCTCGACGCCTATCCGCACCAATTGTCCGGCGGCCAGCGCCAGCGCGTCATGATCGCCATGGCGCTGGCCAACGAACCGGAACTCCTGATCGCCGACGAGCCGACGACGGCGCTCGATGTCACAGTCCAGGCGCAGATCCTGGAACTGCTGGCCGGTCTCAAGAGCCGCAAGGGCATGTCGATGCTGTTCATCACCCACGATCTCGGCATCGTGCGCAAGATCGCCGACCGGGTCTGCGTGATGACCAAGGGCAAGATCGTCGAGACGGGAACGACCAAGGACATCTTCGCCAACCCCCAGCACCCCTATACGCGTCACCTCCTGGCCGCCGAGCCAAAGGGCAAGCCGCCGGCCGCCAATGCCGGCGCCAAGGCGGTGATGACGGGCAAGGACATCAAGGTTTGGTTTCCGATCAAACAGGGCTTCTTTCGCCGCACGGTCGATCATGTGAAGGCGGTCGACGGCATCGACGTCACCGTACGCGCCGGCCAGACGCTGGGCGTGGTCGGCGAATCCGGATCGGGCAAGACGACGCTCGGCCTGGCGCTGGCGCGCATGATCTCCTCGACCGGAACCATCCAGTTCAACGGACGCGACATCAACCAGCTCACCTTCAACGCCATGAGGCCGCTCAGGCGGGAATTGCAGATCGTCTTCCAGGACCCGTTCGGCTCGCTCAGCCCGCGGATGTCGATCGCCGAGATCATCGAGGAAGGCCTGAAGATTCACGAGCCGAAACTCTCAGCCGACCAGCGCGACGACAAGGTGGCCGCCGTGCTGAAGGAGGTCGGCCTCGATCCAGCGACCCGCAACCGCTATCCGCACGAGTTTTCCGGCGGCCAGCGCCAGCGTGTCGCGATCGCACGCGCCATGGTGCTCAACCCGCGTTTCGTCATGCTGGATGAGCCGACATCGGCGCTCGACATGAGCGTGCAGGCACAGGTCGTCGACCTCTTGCGCAGCCTGCAGGCCAAGCACGACCTCGCCTATCTCTTCATCAGCCATGACCTTAAGGTCATCCGGGCGCTGGCCAACGACGTCATCGTCATGCGAAACGGCCAGATCGTCGAAGCCGGTCCTTCCGAACAGATTTTTGGAAAGCCGCAAACGGACTATACTCGGGCGCTCATCTCGGCCGCTTTCAAGATAGAGACGGCGCCAACCGGCATCGTCAGCGAGTGA
- a CDS encoding ABC transporter permease — MSEASVTAGAVPVRIPRPFLSPLNKRRLQNFKANRRGFWSLWIFLILFVLSLFAEFIANDKPIIASYKGEILFPVLVAYPEEKFGGFYAVTDYRDPVIQDEINANGWMIWPPIRYSYQTVNNAIPEAAPAKPSWQYDAKTRCNQYPKGADDPACIVGNWNWLGTDDQARDVLARVIYGFRISVLFGLILTAGSALIGVGAGAVQGYFGGWTDLLFQRFIEIWSAIPVLYLLLIVAAILPPGFFILLGLMLLFSWVALVGVVRAEFLRARNFEYVNAARALGVPNRTIMFRHLLPNAMVATLTFLPFLLSGSISTLTSLDYLGFGLPPGSASLGELLKQAQRNLNAPWLGISGFVVISLMLSLLVFVGEATRDAFDPRKTFK, encoded by the coding sequence ATGTCTGAGGCAAGCGTTACTGCGGGCGCGGTACCGGTCCGGATCCCACGGCCGTTTCTGTCGCCGCTCAACAAGCGCCGCTTGCAGAATTTCAAGGCCAACCGGCGCGGCTTCTGGTCGTTGTGGATTTTCCTGATCCTGTTCGTGCTGTCGCTGTTTGCTGAATTCATCGCCAACGACAAACCGATCATCGCCTCCTACAAGGGAGAAATCCTGTTTCCGGTGCTGGTGGCCTATCCGGAAGAAAAGTTCGGCGGCTTCTACGCCGTCACCGACTATCGCGATCCGGTGATCCAGGACGAGATCAACGCCAACGGCTGGATGATCTGGCCGCCGATCCGCTACTCCTACCAGACCGTCAACAACGCCATTCCCGAAGCCGCGCCCGCAAAGCCGTCCTGGCAGTATGACGCCAAGACGCGCTGCAACCAGTATCCGAAAGGGGCTGATGATCCTGCCTGCATCGTCGGCAACTGGAACTGGCTGGGCACCGACGACCAGGCGCGCGACGTGTTGGCGCGCGTCATCTACGGTTTTCGCATTTCGGTGCTGTTCGGCCTGATCCTGACCGCCGGGTCGGCCTTGATCGGCGTCGGAGCCGGTGCCGTGCAGGGCTATTTCGGCGGCTGGACGGATCTGCTGTTCCAGCGCTTCATCGAAATCTGGTCGGCTATACCCGTGCTCTATCTGCTGCTCATCGTCGCCGCCATTCTGCCGCCGGGCTTCTTCATCCTGCTCGGCCTGATGCTCTTGTTCTCCTGGGTGGCGCTGGTCGGCGTGGTGCGGGCCGAGTTCCTGCGCGCCCGCAACTTCGAATATGTGAACGCGGCGCGTGCGCTCGGCGTGCCCAACCGCACCATCATGTTCCGGCATCTGCTGCCCAATGCGATGGTGGCGACATTGACCTTCCTGCCCTTCCTGCTCTCGGGCTCGATCTCGACGCTGACCTCGCTCGACTATCTCGGCTTCGGTCTGCCGCCCGGCTCGGCGTCGCTCGGCGAACTGCTGAAACAGGCGCAGCGCAACCTGAACGCGCCGTGGCTCGGCATTTCTGGTTTCGTCGTCATCTCGCTGATGCTGTCGCTGCTGGTCTTTGTCGGCGAGGCGACGCGCGACGCCTTCGATCCGCGCAAGACGTTCAAATGA